In Streptomyces sp. NBC_00569, a single genomic region encodes these proteins:
- a CDS encoding DUF4440 domain-containing protein: MPESAVSARPALARPGAAPGDVAAVWSVVTGMYEAYATGDRAQIDARLDPEATIWDPAAEPLLLGKPDLDRVRDERPESGDGPVGSGLRPYDPVVDVFGDTAVLRYWLRVAYTPGPDGTPLRPELLRNTAVLRKDPTVGRWLIVHLHEDVRQAGGAPETAV; this comes from the coding sequence ATGCCCGAGTCCGCCGTGTCCGCCCGCCCCGCACTGGCCAGGCCGGGCGCGGCGCCCGGCGACGTGGCCGCCGTCTGGTCCGTCGTGACCGGCATGTACGAGGCGTACGCCACCGGGGACCGCGCCCAGATCGACGCCCGGCTCGACCCGGAGGCGACGATCTGGGACCCGGCCGCCGAGCCGCTGCTGCTCGGCAAGCCGGACCTGGACCGGGTGCGAGACGAGCGGCCCGAGTCCGGGGACGGGCCCGTGGGGAGCGGTCTTCGCCCGTACGACCCGGTCGTCGACGTGTTCGGCGACACGGCGGTCCTGCGCTACTGGCTGCGCGTCGCGTACACACCCGGCCCGGACGGCACCCCGCTCCGTCCCGAGCTGCTGCGGAACACGGCGGTCCTGCGCAAGGACCCCACGGTGGGCCGCTGGCTGATCGTGCACCTCCACGAGGACGTACGGCAGGCGGGCGGGGCGCCCGAGACGGCCGTCTAG
- a CDS encoding class I SAM-dependent methyltransferase, whose translation MFAPEGPTVRELAVQALSSVERGYDLLAPKFDRTPFRTPRSVLAPVTRALRGMGPFERGLDLCCGTGAGFGVLAQVCRERPVGVDISAGMLTAGRAAHGSGADLVRGDALALPFGPAFDLVVSFGAFGHFLPRQRPALFAQVHSVLRPGGRFAFPVPAPARPGSRGYWSMLAFDGAMRVRNALWRPPFVMYYRGFRLGDVRSELVRAGFDVALRALPELGERSDGSPRCRLLVATKAGPPR comes from the coding sequence ATGTTCGCACCTGAAGGCCCCACAGTCCGGGAGCTCGCCGTCCAGGCGCTGTCCTCCGTCGAGCGCGGCTACGACCTGCTCGCCCCCAAGTTCGACCGCACGCCGTTCCGCACGCCCCGGTCGGTCCTCGCACCCGTGACCCGTGCCCTACGCGGCATGGGCCCCTTCGAGCGCGGACTCGACCTGTGCTGCGGGACCGGCGCGGGGTTCGGTGTGCTGGCGCAGGTGTGCCGCGAGCGGCCTGTCGGGGTCGACATCAGCGCGGGCATGCTCACGGCGGGCCGCGCGGCCCACGGGAGCGGCGCGGACCTGGTGCGCGGCGACGCCCTCGCCCTGCCCTTCGGACCGGCCTTCGACCTCGTCGTCAGCTTCGGGGCGTTCGGCCACTTCCTGCCGCGGCAGCGGCCCGCCCTGTTCGCCCAGGTCCACTCCGTGCTGCGGCCGGGCGGACGCTTCGCGTTCCCGGTGCCGGCGCCCGCGCGGCCCGGCTCCCGCGGCTACTGGTCGATGCTGGCCTTCGACGGCGCGATGCGGGTCCGCAACGCGCTGTGGCGGCCGCCCTTCGTCATGTACTACCGCGGCTTCCGCCTCGGCGACGTACGCAGCGAGCTGGTCAGGGCCGGTTTCGACGTGGCGCTCCGGGCGCTGCCCGAACTCGGCGAGCGCTCCGACGGCAGCCCCAGATGCCGCCTCCTGGTGGCCACGAAGGCCGGCCCGCCGCGCTAG